From Thermoanaerobaculia bacterium, a single genomic window includes:
- a CDS encoding dienelactone hydrolase family protein has protein sequence MTQGPRKTAHDYDQELLALFDAYVHGDIDRRKFLERAAKFAVGSVTAAMLLDQLSPDFAHGLVLPPDDARLVTERVEIASPSGHGPVRAYFVRPAAAKDRLPGVLVIHENRGLNPHIEDVARRLALAGFAALAPDALTSLGGYPGNEDAARTLFQKLDPEKSRADFVAAFEWLHKSASTTGRTGAVGFCWGGGMVNWLATRRVDLLAGVAFYGSSADPTEVAKIRAPLLIQSAEVDPRINESWPAFEAALQAAGVRYERHLYPGTQHGFHNDTTPRYDAAAAKLAWERTIAFFERHLAPATAGSAAPPPLPAP, from the coding sequence ATGACGCAGGGACCGCGCAAGACCGCGCACGACTACGACCAGGAGCTGCTGGCCCTCTTCGATGCCTACGTTCACGGCGACATCGATCGCCGGAAGTTCCTCGAGCGCGCCGCGAAGTTCGCCGTCGGCAGCGTCACCGCCGCGATGCTCCTCGACCAGCTCTCCCCCGATTTCGCGCACGGGCTGGTCCTGCCGCCCGACGACGCGCGCCTCGTGACCGAACGGGTCGAGATCGCTTCGCCCTCCGGGCACGGCCCCGTGCGCGCCTACTTCGTGCGTCCGGCCGCGGCGAAGGACAGACTCCCCGGGGTTCTGGTCATCCACGAGAATCGCGGCCTGAATCCCCATATCGAGGATGTCGCGCGGCGTCTCGCGCTCGCCGGTTTCGCGGCGTTGGCCCCCGACGCGCTGACCTCGCTCGGCGGCTATCCGGGGAACGAGGACGCCGCCCGTACCCTCTTCCAGAAGCTCGACCCGGAGAAGTCGCGCGCCGATTTCGTCGCCGCGTTCGAGTGGCTGCACAAGAGTGCATCGACGACCGGACGCACGGGCGCGGTCGGCTTCTGCTGGGGGGGCGGAATGGTCAACTGGCTGGCCACGCGGCGCGTCGACCTGCTGGCTGGCGTCGCGTTCTACGGCAGCTCGGCCGACCCAACGGAGGTCGCGAAGATCCGCGCGCCGCTGCTCATCCAGTCCGCCGAGGTCGATCCACGCATCAACGAGAGCTGGCCGGCGTTCGAGGCGGCCCTCCAGGCCGCCGGGGTGCGCTACGAGCGCCATCTCTATCCCGGCACCCAGCACGGCTTTCACAACGACACCACCCCGCGCTACGACGCGGCCGCGGCGAAGCTCGCCTGGGAGCGCACGATCGCCTTTTTCGAGCGTCATCTCGCCCCGGCGACCGCAGGATCTGCAGCGCCGCCGCCTCTGCCCGCTCCCTGA
- a CDS encoding ammonium transporter — translation MAPADTAWMLVATALVLLMTPGLAFFYGGLVRSKNALNTMMMSFAALAGAGLAWALAGYSLAFAPGSSVLGGFDFALLAGIGVEARGTIPHLLFFAYQGTFAIITVALVSGAVVERMRFGAFVAFSVLWTLVVYAPICHWVWGGGWLGTLGALDFAGGTVVHVNAGAAALVAARVLGPRRDYGRQALLPHNVPFVLLGAALLWFGWFGFNAGSALAANASAVVAFTNTLLAPIATLAVWMTLDRLRTRRVTAVGAATGVVVGLVAITPAAGFVSPLAALVLGALAAFPSYFGILYRSRTRLDDSLDVVAAHGLGGLTGALLTGVFASAAWGGTAGLLEGNAALVGKQAIAVVATFLYSGAATWGLLRLLAVVLPLSADSRLQGRGLDVELHGEEAYGSGEGAILVLDPPRRAPSTPAGEISSDLTSGARPAGAAAGA, via the coding sequence ATGGCCCCCGCCGACACCGCCTGGATGCTCGTGGCGACCGCCCTGGTGCTGCTCATGACCCCCGGGCTCGCCTTCTTCTACGGCGGGCTGGTGCGATCCAAGAACGCGCTCAACACCATGATGATGAGCTTCGCGGCGCTCGCCGGGGCGGGGTTGGCGTGGGCACTCGCCGGCTACTCGCTCGCCTTCGCCCCGGGTTCGAGCGTTCTCGGCGGCTTCGACTTCGCGCTGCTCGCCGGCATCGGCGTCGAAGCCAGGGGGACGATCCCCCATCTCCTCTTCTTCGCCTATCAAGGGACCTTCGCGATCATCACCGTGGCGCTGGTCTCCGGCGCGGTGGTCGAGCGCATGCGCTTCGGGGCGTTCGTCGCCTTCTCCGTCCTCTGGACTCTGGTGGTCTATGCCCCGATCTGCCATTGGGTCTGGGGAGGCGGCTGGCTCGGAACCCTCGGAGCGCTCGACTTCGCCGGCGGCACGGTGGTGCACGTCAACGCCGGCGCCGCGGCCCTCGTCGCGGCCCGGGTCCTCGGCCCGCGTCGCGACTACGGGCGCCAGGCGCTCCTGCCGCACAACGTCCCCTTCGTGCTGCTGGGCGCCGCCCTCCTCTGGTTCGGCTGGTTCGGCTTCAACGCCGGGAGCGCCCTTGCCGCCAACGCCTCGGCGGTCGTCGCCTTCACCAACACGCTGCTCGCCCCCATCGCGACGCTCGCGGTCTGGATGACGCTCGATCGCCTGCGGACCCGGAGGGTCACCGCGGTCGGCGCCGCCACCGGCGTGGTGGTGGGGCTGGTCGCGATCACTCCGGCGGCCGGCTTCGTCTCGCCCCTCGCGGCGCTCGTGCTCGGAGCGCTCGCCGCCTTCCCCTCCTACTTCGGCATCCTCTACCGCTCGCGCACACGCCTCGACGACTCGCTCGACGTGGTCGCGGCGCACGGTCTCGGAGGCTTGACCGGCGCGCTCCTGACCGGCGTCTTCGCGAGCGCCGCCTGGGGGGGAACAGCGGGACTCCTCGAAGGCAACGCGGCGCTCGTCGGCAAGCAGGCGATCGCGGTCGTCGCCACCTTCCTCTACTCGGGCGCCGCCACCTGGGGGCTGCTGCGGCTCCTCGCGGTCGTCCTGCCGCTCTCCGCCGACAGCCGGCTGCAGGGGCGCGGGCTGGACGTCGAGCTCCACGGCGAAGAGGCCTACGGCAGCGGCGAAGGGGCGATTCTGGTGCTCGACCCGCCGCGGCGGGCACCCTCAACTCCCGCCGGCGAGATCTCCAGCGATCTCACTTCTGGGGCGCGCCCAGCCGGTGCTGCGGCGGGAGCCTGA
- a CDS encoding P-II family nitrogen regulator, giving the protein MKLVTAIVRPERLSDVLEALFRAEVTGLSISRVQGHGGETEAVETYRGTTVKMELVEKVRLEIGVSDSFVDVTVDAILTAARTGEVGDGKIFVLPVERVVRIRTGETDIDAVTPVAAAADS; this is encoded by the coding sequence ATGAAACTGGTCACCGCGATCGTTCGCCCGGAGAGGCTCTCCGACGTCCTCGAGGCGCTCTTCCGCGCCGAAGTCACCGGCCTCTCGATCTCGCGCGTGCAGGGGCACGGCGGCGAGACCGAGGCGGTCGAGACCTACCGCGGCACGACGGTGAAGATGGAGCTGGTCGAGAAGGTGCGCCTGGAGATCGGCGTCTCGGACTCCTTTGTCGATGTCACCGTCGACGCCATCCTCACCGCCGCGCGCACCGGCGAGGTCGGCGACGGCAAGATCTTCGTCCTGCCCGTCGAACGCGTCGTCCGCATCCGCACCGGCGAGACCGACATCGACGCCGTCACCCCGGTGGCGGCGGCTGCGGACTCTTAG
- the aqpZ gene encoding aquaporin Z encodes MHKLGAEFLGTFWLVLGGCGSAVLAAKFPDIGIGMLGVAFAFGLTVVTMAYAIGHVSGCHLNPAVSIGLYAGGRFPAGQLLPYIVAQVLGGLAAGAVLYVIASGKAGFDATAGFGANGYGEHSLGGYSLTAALVTEVVMTMFFLFIIMGATDKRAPAGLAPLAIGLALTLIHLISIPVTGTSVNPARSTGVAFFAADWAVGQLWLFWVAPIVGGALGAVLYRAIAGDGKA; translated from the coding sequence ATGCACAAACTGGGAGCTGAATTCCTCGGAACATTCTGGCTCGTGCTGGGTGGATGCGGCAGCGCTGTCCTGGCTGCGAAGTTTCCCGACATCGGAATCGGAATGCTGGGCGTAGCGTTCGCATTCGGACTGACGGTGGTGACCATGGCCTATGCGATCGGCCACGTCTCCGGCTGTCACCTGAATCCCGCCGTTTCGATCGGCCTGTACGCAGGCGGCCGGTTCCCGGCCGGGCAGCTCCTGCCGTACATCGTTGCGCAGGTGCTGGGGGGCCTCGCCGCCGGAGCGGTGCTCTACGTGATCGCCTCCGGCAAGGCGGGCTTCGACGCCACGGCCGGCTTTGGCGCCAACGGCTATGGCGAGCACTCGCTGGGTGGCTACTCGCTGACGGCGGCCCTCGTCACCGAGGTGGTGATGACGATGTTCTTCCTGTTCATCATCATGGGGGCCACCGACAAGCGCGCGCCGGCTGGTCTCGCGCCGCTCGCCATCGGCCTCGCGCTGACCCTGATCCACCTGATCAGCATCCCGGTCACGGGCACGTCGGTGAACCCGGCGCGCAGCACGGGCGTGGCGTTCTTCGCCGCCGACTGGGCCGTCGGTCAGCTCTGGCTGTTCTGGGTCGCGCCGATCGTCGGCGGCGCTCTCGGCGCCGTGCTCTACCGCGCCATCGCCGGCGACGGCAAGGCCTGA
- a CDS encoding aspartyl protease family protein: MNPLPRSASAVGAFLLVASAAAFASGTARGALAATDAVASPPVAERLAIPRDAQALIDLHVVWLGGWAAVDGLQDFALSGTLAVSGLSGSLTMRSRRAGQSLLEYDLGVIAGAEAVIGEGGASGGGAAGGWERNASGQIEPLAVDKVSRLLRENDRAFLAHLRGKGVAVSLAGPIEKEGSAGTLLRFDYPDGDRFELLVDPRSGESIWSRTVTDGRETWTRLGDFRVLQGVRFAARQESFAEHAAENQVVEWREMSANVGLAAKLFARPAAGERLARITGGVAGSPGSPGSPGSDTPAVTEWMPLDLFKERWIYLRGRVNGRETDLLLDSGAGMSVLDRAFAQSAGLEAAGAVAARGTGGVTEAGMVEGVTLDLGGLRMGPMAAAVIDLSEIAQKSGRTMPMILGKELFHAVVVDVDYPGKRIRFHDPARFRYAGPGRSTELLPGEDGHKSVRLQMEGGEPVVVGLDTGQGGALTVFGHYAEERGFLAGRPLSEAKSGGVGGFRISKTGTLRSVTLAGFEIPNVPVTFHTENLKGAFDTRRQAGNLGAGLLNRFRVLFDYENARLWLEPGPASVFTEPLPRDRTGLQFEIDGTELVVVFVAPGSPAQETGWVEGERVRALDGEPVGPDWWRIVAGWMHAADGTLARLTLADGRERTLRLRAYY, translated from the coding sequence ATGAACCCATTGCCACGATCCGCTTCCGCCGTGGGCGCGTTCCTGCTGGTCGCGTCTGCGGCAGCGTTCGCTTCCGGCACGGCCAGAGGGGCGCTCGCCGCCACGGACGCGGTCGCGAGCCCGCCAGTCGCCGAGCGCCTCGCGATCCCGCGCGACGCGCAGGCGCTGATCGATCTTCATGTCGTTTGGCTCGGTGGGTGGGCGGCAGTCGATGGGCTGCAGGACTTCGCACTCTCGGGGACGCTCGCGGTCTCCGGACTCTCCGGGAGCCTCACGATGCGCTCCCGCCGCGCCGGACAGTCGCTGCTCGAGTACGACCTCGGAGTGATCGCGGGCGCCGAAGCGGTGATCGGTGAGGGCGGTGCGAGCGGTGGTGGCGCCGCCGGTGGGTGGGAGCGCAACGCCAGCGGTCAGATCGAGCCGCTCGCGGTGGACAAGGTCTCCCGGCTCCTGCGGGAGAACGACCGGGCGTTCCTGGCTCACCTGCGTGGGAAGGGCGTCGCCGTAAGTCTCGCCGGGCCGATCGAGAAGGAGGGGAGCGCCGGGACACTCCTGCGCTTCGACTACCCCGACGGCGACCGGTTCGAGCTCCTCGTCGATCCGCGGAGCGGCGAGTCCATCTGGTCGCGCACCGTCACCGACGGACGCGAGACGTGGACCCGGCTCGGCGATTTCCGCGTGCTCCAGGGTGTGCGCTTCGCCGCCCGGCAGGAGAGCTTCGCCGAGCACGCCGCCGAGAATCAGGTCGTCGAGTGGCGGGAGATGAGCGCCAACGTCGGCCTCGCCGCCAAACTGTTCGCACGGCCGGCCGCGGGTGAGCGCCTGGCGCGGATTACCGGCGGGGTCGCTGGCTCCCCTGGCTCCCCTGGCTCCCCTGGCTCCGATACCCCGGCGGTCACCGAGTGGATGCCGCTCGATCTCTTCAAAGAGCGCTGGATCTACCTCCGCGGGCGAGTCAACGGCCGCGAGACCGACCTGCTTCTCGACTCTGGCGCCGGCATGAGCGTGCTCGACCGGGCTTTCGCCCAGAGCGCCGGGCTCGAAGCTGCGGGCGCCGTGGCGGCGCGCGGTACCGGCGGCGTCACCGAGGCGGGAATGGTCGAAGGCGTCACGCTCGACCTCGGGGGGCTCCGGATGGGGCCGATGGCCGCGGCCGTGATCGATCTTTCCGAAATCGCGCAGAAGAGCGGCCGGACGATGCCGATGATCCTCGGCAAGGAGCTGTTCCACGCCGTCGTCGTCGACGTCGACTATCCGGGGAAGAGGATCCGATTTCACGATCCGGCGCGGTTTCGCTATGCCGGCCCCGGGCGCTCCACCGAGCTCCTTCCCGGCGAGGACGGGCACAAGAGTGTGCGTCTCCAGATGGAAGGCGGTGAGCCGGTCGTGGTCGGCCTCGACACCGGCCAGGGCGGCGCGCTCACGGTCTTCGGACATTATGCGGAAGAGCGCGGCTTCCTCGCCGGGCGTCCGCTCTCCGAGGCGAAGAGCGGCGGCGTCGGCGGCTTCCGGATCTCGAAGACGGGCACCCTCCGTTCCGTGACTCTCGCCGGCTTCGAGATCCCGAACGTGCCGGTCACGTTCCACACCGAGAACCTGAAAGGGGCGTTCGACACCCGGCGCCAGGCAGGCAATCTCGGCGCCGGCCTCCTCAACCGGTTCCGCGTGCTGTTCGACTACGAGAACGCCCGGCTCTGGCTCGAGCCCGGCCCGGCCTCCGTCTTCACCGAGCCCTTGCCGCGCGACCGCACCGGGCTGCAGTTCGAGATCGACGGCACCGAGCTCGTGGTCGTCTTCGTCGCGCCCGGCAGCCCGGCGCAGGAGACGGGGTGGGTCGAAGGCGAGCGCGTCCGGGCCCTCGACGGCGAGCCGGTGGGACCCGACTGGTGGCGCATCGTCGCCGGCTGGATGCACGCCGCCGACGGCACACTGGCGCGCCTCACGCTCGCCGACGGCCGCGAGCGCACCCTGCGCCTGCGCGCCTACTATTAG
- a CDS encoding HRDC domain-containing protein, with protein MTEPLWIDRADELAAGVERWRAAGTAGGAGDIALDTEFVFERTFRPRLGLIQIAAGGEIALVDAVRIADLQPLAALLEAPDTRKVLHSGSGDVPILRRATGAAPRPLFDTQIAAAFAGLGPSLSYAALIRELFAVELPKHETRTDWLRRPLSPAQLRYAGEDVLHLGAAAAELERRLLALGRLEWALEDSAALADLEADAALPADAWRRVKGLDRLPPRGRAVARALAAWRDREADRLDLARSFLMRDETLLALARLDGSGGHSGPTALTPQEIAKLPGYEARRHAQHAGRWVEAIAEANIAAHAGTAPAEPARLPAAERERRRAFEDAISALVARRSGEVGLSPELLLSRRQRDRAIDSWRAGGGGSLAERVGGFRGRLLGAELDALAASQS; from the coding sequence TTGACCGAACCGCTCTGGATCGACCGGGCCGACGAGCTCGCCGCGGGTGTCGAGCGTTGGCGCGCTGCCGGCACCGCGGGAGGCGCTGGCGACATCGCGCTCGACACCGAGTTCGTCTTCGAGCGCACCTTTCGGCCCCGCCTCGGCTTGATCCAGATCGCCGCCGGCGGCGAGATCGCGCTGGTCGACGCTGTCCGGATCGCCGACCTACAGCCGCTCGCGGCGCTCCTCGAGGCGCCCGACACGCGCAAGGTCCTGCACTCGGGCTCGGGCGACGTGCCGATCCTGCGGCGCGCGACCGGCGCTGCGCCGCGACCCCTCTTCGACACCCAGATCGCCGCGGCTTTCGCCGGCCTGGGCCCGTCGCTCTCCTACGCCGCGCTGATCCGCGAGCTCTTCGCGGTCGAGCTGCCCAAGCACGAGACCCGGACCGACTGGCTGCGCCGGCCGCTGTCGCCCGCGCAGCTGCGCTACGCCGGGGAAGACGTCCTGCACCTGGGCGCCGCCGCGGCCGAGCTCGAACGCCGCCTGCTCGCCCTCGGGAGACTGGAGTGGGCGCTCGAGGATTCGGCGGCGCTCGCCGATCTCGAAGCGGACGCCGCCCTGCCGGCCGATGCCTGGCGGCGGGTGAAGGGGCTCGATCGCCTGCCGCCGCGCGGCCGCGCCGTGGCGCGTGCCCTCGCCGCCTGGCGCGACCGCGAGGCCGACCGGCTCGACCTCGCGCGCTCCTTCCTGATGCGCGACGAGACGTTGCTGGCGCTCGCCCGCCTCGACGGGAGCGGCGGCCACAGCGGACCCACAGCCCTCACACCACAGGAGATCGCCAAGCTCCCGGGCTACGAGGCGCGTCGCCATGCGCAGCATGCCGGGCGCTGGGTGGAGGCGATCGCGGAGGCCAACATCGCGGCCCACGCCGGCACGGCGCCCGCGGAACCGGCTCGTCTCCCCGCTGCGGAACGTGAGCGCCGCCGAGCGTTCGAGGATGCGATCTCCGCGCTCGTCGCTCGACGCAGCGGCGAGGTCGGGCTCTCCCCCGAGCTCCTCCTCTCGCGGCGTCAGCGCGACCGCGCCATCGACTCCTGGCGCGCTGGCGGAGGAGGTTCGCTCGCCGAGCGCGTGGGCGGCTTTCGCGGCCGCCTCCTGGGCGCCGAGCTCGACGCGCTCGCCGCGAGCCAAAGCTAG
- a CDS encoding metal ABC transporter permease — protein MNPTVVILLVGSLVAASTAILGCFLVLRKMALLGDAISHAVLPGIVLAFLLTGSRSPLPMLIGAGALGLFTVFAVELLARSRRLAEDASIGVVFPALFSVGVILISRYAGQVDLDLDCVLYGEIAYAPWDLWLVGERSMGPRALWMNGALLAAIVLFVALLWKELKLSTFDPELAATLGFSPVLLHYLLMGAVSFTVVGAFESVGAILVVALLVVPPSTAYLLTDRLGRMIAIAVACGVASTLGGYALARSLDASIAGSMATVAGLLFALAFFFSPAHGLVPRAVRRRRLAGEPPPLAT, from the coding sequence ATGAACCCGACGGTCGTCATCCTCCTCGTCGGTTCGCTCGTCGCGGCTTCGACGGCGATTCTGGGCTGCTTCCTCGTGCTGCGGAAGATGGCGCTCCTCGGCGACGCGATCAGCCACGCCGTGCTGCCCGGCATCGTCCTCGCCTTCCTGCTCACCGGCAGCCGGTCGCCGCTGCCGATGTTGATCGGCGCCGGCGCGCTCGGGCTGTTCACCGTTTTCGCCGTCGAGCTGCTCGCGCGCTCGCGCCGGCTCGCCGAGGATGCCTCGATCGGCGTCGTCTTCCCGGCGCTGTTCTCGGTCGGCGTGATCCTGATCAGCCGCTACGCCGGGCAGGTCGATCTCGATCTCGACTGCGTGCTCTACGGCGAGATCGCCTATGCCCCCTGGGATCTCTGGCTGGTGGGCGAGCGTTCGATGGGACCGCGCGCGCTGTGGATGAACGGCGCGCTTCTCGCTGCGATCGTCCTGTTCGTGGCGCTCCTGTGGAAAGAGCTCAAGCTCTCGACCTTCGACCCGGAGCTCGCCGCGACGCTCGGATTCTCCCCCGTCCTCCTGCACTACCTCCTCATGGGCGCGGTTTCGTTCACCGTCGTCGGAGCCTTCGAATCGGTGGGCGCGATTCTGGTCGTGGCGCTCCTCGTCGTGCCGCCTTCGACGGCGTATCTTCTGACCGATCGACTCGGCCGGATGATCGCGATCGCGGTCGCCTGCGGTGTCGCCTCGACCCTGGGCGGCTACGCCCTGGCGCGGTCGCTCGACGCCTCCATCGCCGGCTCGATGGCGACGGTGGCCGGTCTGCTGTTCGCGCTCGCCTTCTTCTTCTCTCCGGCTCACGGGCTCGTGCCGCGCGCCGTCCGCCGGCGGCGGCTCGCCGGCGAGCCGCCGCCGCTCGCGACCTGA